The following are from one region of the Cynocephalus volans isolate mCynVol1 chromosome 17, mCynVol1.pri, whole genome shotgun sequence genome:
- the GPR21 gene encoding probable G-protein coupled receptor 21: protein MNSTLDGNQSHPFCLLAFGYLETINFCLLEVVIIVFLTVLIISGNIIVIFVFHCAPLLNHHTTSYFIQTMAYADLLVGISCLVPSLSLLHYPLPVEESLTCQIFGFVVSVLKSVSMASLACISIDRYIAITKPLTYNTLVTPWRLRLCIFLIWVYSTLVFLPSFFHWGKPGYHGDVFQWCAKSWHTDPYFTLFIVMMLYAPAALIVCFTYFNIFRICQQHTKEISKRQARFSSQSGDTGEVQACPDKRYAMVLFRITSVFYILWLPYIIYFLLESSTGNSNRFASFLTTWLAISNSFCNCVIYSLSNSVFQRGLKRLSGAMCTSCASQTTAKDPYTVRSKGPLNGCHV, encoded by the coding sequence ATGAACTCCACCTTGGATGGTAATCAGAGCCACCCTTTTTGCCTCTTGGCATTTGGCTATTTGGAAACTATCAATTTTTGCCTTTTGGAAGTGGTGATTATTGTCTTTCTAACTGTATTGATTATTTCTGGCaacattattgtgatttttgtatttcaCTGTGCACCTTTGTTGAACCATCACACTACAAGTTATTTTATTCAGACTATGGCATATGCTGACCTCTTGGTTGGAATAAGTTGCCTGGTCCCATCTTTATCACTCCTCCACTACCCCCTTCCAGTAGAGGAGTCCTTGACTTGCCAGATATTCGGTTTTGTAGTATCAGTTCTGAAGAGTGTCTCCATGGCCTCTTTGGCCTGTATCAGCATCGATAGATACATTGCCATCACTAAACCTTTAACCTATAATACGCTGGTTACGCCCTGGAGATTACGCTTGTGTATTTTCCTGATTTGGGTATACTCCACACTggtcttcctgccttcctttttccACTGGGGCAAACCTGGATATCATGGAGATGTGTTTCAATGGTGTGCGAAGTCTTGGCACACAGACCCCTACTTCACTCTGTTCATCGTGATGATGTTATATGCCCCAGCAGCTCTCATTGTCTGCTTCACCTATTTCAACATCTTCCGCATCTGCCAACAGCATACAAAGGAAATCAGCAAAAGGCAAGCCCGCTTCAGCAGCCAAAGTGGGGATACTGGGGAAGTGCAGGCCTGTCCTGATAAGCGCTATGCCATGGTCCTGTTCCGAATCACTAGTGTATTTTATATCCTCTGGTTGCCATATATCATCTACTTCTTGTTGGAGAGCTCCACTGGCAACAGCAACCGCTTCGCATCCTTCTTGACCACCTGGCTTGCTATTAGTAACAGTTTCTGCAATTGTGTCATTTATAGTCTCTCCAACAGTGTCTTCCAAAGGGGACTAAAGCGCCTCTCAGGGGCCATGTGTACTTCTTGTGCCAGTCAGACCACAGCCAAGGACCCTTACACAGTTAGAAGTAAAGGCCCCCTTAACGGATGTCATGTCTGA